The proteins below come from a single Oncorhynchus tshawytscha isolate Ot180627B linkage group LG22, Otsh_v2.0, whole genome shotgun sequence genomic window:
- the LOC112241543 gene encoding neuropeptides B/W receptor type 2-like has product MENISISNSRRVFPVLCNESTDYYYMSATNRTDLNCTPQSEFYFYADLYIVLPVIYSVICAVGLTGNTAVIYVILKAPKMKTVTNMFILNLAIADDLFTLVLPINIAEHLLHYWPLGEVLCKVILSIDHYNIFSSIYFLTVMSVDRYLVVLATVRSKRMPYRTYRAAKIVSLCVWILVILIVMPFTVFAGVYISPDDLDRKSCVLSFPSPESLWFKASRIYTLILGFAIPVSTICILYTMMLYKLRNMRLNSNAKALDKAKKKVTIMVFIVLAVCLFCWTGFHLSTIVALTTDLRTTPLLIGLSYFITSLSYANSCLNPFLYAFLDDSFRKAFKKMLECRPAGM; this is encoded by the coding sequence ATGGAGAATATATCTATCTCGAACAGCCGCAGGGTATTTCCGGTGTTGTGTAACGAATCCACGGACTACTATTATATGAGCGCGACTAACCGGACAGATCTGAACTGCACGCCCCAATCAGAGTTCTACTTTTACGCGGACCTCTACATAGTCCTGCCTGTGATCTATTCGGTAATATGCGCCGTGGGTTTAACGGGGAACACGGCCGTTATCTACGTTATCCTCAAAGCGCCTAAAATGAAGACGGTGACCAATATGTTTATCCTAAACTTGGCGATAGCCGACGACCTGTTTACCCTGGTCCTACCCATCAACATCGCCGAGCACCTGctccactactggcccttaggAGAGGTGCTGTGTAAGGTCATCCTGAGCATAGACCACTATAACATCTTCTCCAGTATCTACTTCCTGACGGTCATGAGTGTGGACCGTTATCTGGTCGTTCTGGCGACGGTGCGTTCCAAGCGTATGCCGTACCGCACGTACCGCGCGGCCAAGATAGTGAGCCTGTGCGTCTGGATCCTCGTGATTCTTATCGTGATGCCTTTCACTGTATTCGCCGGGGTCTACATTAGTCCCGATGACTTGGACCGGAAAAGCTGCGTCCTCAGCTTCCCGAGCCCGGAGAGTTTGTGGTTCAAGGCGAGCCGGATATACACCCTGATCCTCGGCTTTGCCATCCCGGTGTCGACCATCTGTATTCTCTACACCATGATGCTGTACAAACTACGGAACATGCGCCTCAACTCCAACGCCAAAGCGCTGGACAAGGCTAAAAAGAAAGTAACTATTATGGTGTTTATAGTCTTAGCGGTGTGTCTGTTCTGTTGGACGGGGTTTCACCTCAGCACCATAGTGGCTCTCACCACCGACCTGAGGACCACTCCGCTGCTCATCGGGTTGTCCTACTTCATCACCAGCCTCAGCTACGCAAACTCTTGTCTGAACCCTTTTCTTTACGCCTTTCTGGATGACAGCTTCAGGAAAGCGTTCAAAAAGATGCTAGAATGTAGACCGGCAGGAATGTAA